GCCGGAACTGATCCGCATGGCCGAGGATTTCCTCAGCGAGCGCCAAGCGACCGGATACGCCATTCCCGCCGACATCCAGCTGATACTGAAAGGAAGCCGCCATGAAAATGTTTGATCCGCACATCCATATGAGCTCCCGCACCACCGACGACTACCAGGCCATGCAGCGCGCCGGCATCGCCGCCATCGTCGAGCCGGCTTTCTGGATGGGCCAGCCGCGCACCCATGTCGGCACTTTCGAAGACTATTTCCTGTCCCTGCTGGGCTGGGAGCGATTCCGCGCCGGCCAATTCGGCATTCGCCATTACTGCACGCTGGGCCTGAATCCCAAGGAAACCAATAGCGCAGACATCGCAGACGGCGTCATTGAATTGCTGGACCGCTATCTGGATAAAGAAGGCGTGGTCGCCGTGGGAGAAATCGGCTTCGATGACGAAACCGAAGCGGAAGAGCGTTACTTCCTGCTGCAACTGGAGTTGGCCATCAAGCATGACTTGCCGGTGCTGATCCACACCCCTCACCGCGATAAAAAGAACGGCACCATCCGCAGCCTGGCGCTGGTGCGCGAAAGCGGCATAGACGAAAACCTGGTGCTGATAGACCACAACACCGAGGAAACTTTGCCGCTGGTGCTGGAAAGCGGCTGCTGGGCCGGACACTCCATCTATCCCAACACCAAGATGAGCGAACCCAGGATGGTGGCCCTGGTGCAGCAGTACGGCAGTGAACGCATCATCATCAACAGCGCCGCCGACTGGGGCATCAGCGATCCGCTGAAAGTGCCAAAAACCGCCCAAGCCTTCCGCGAGGCCGGCATCAGCGAAGAGGCCATCGAGACCATTGTATGGCGCAACCCGGTGCGCTTCTTCGCGCAAAGCGGCAAGCTGGACATAGAGGAAACCGAGTCCGAGCTGCCGGTAGACCAGCGCAAGCAATGGGAAGGCAATTCCGTGCTACGCGGCCAGCAACCGCGGGTAGACGAACTGGAAAACTGATATGCCGCGCCTCATGGTCCTCAATGTTGTGGGCTTGACGCCCTCTCTGCTGCGCCATGCGCCTGCCCTGTCCCGTTTGGCGCGCGAAGGCGGCTGCCGCCCCATCCGTGCCGTCACGCCCGCCCTCACCTGCCCCGCCCAGGCCAGTTACCTGACTGGCCTGCCGCCATCCGGGCATGGCTGCGTAGCCAATGGCTGGTACTCGCGCGAATTGGCCGAGCCGATGTTCTGGAAGCAGAGCAACGCGCTGATGCAGGGAGAAAAACTGTGGGAGGCTGCGCGCCGCCGCCATGCCGACTTCAGCTGCGCCCAGCTGTTCTGGTGGTACAACATGTATGCGGACGTGGAATGGAGCGTGACGCCGCGGCCCATCTACAAGGCAGATGGCCGCAAACTGCCCGACTTCTACAGCGCGCCCAGCCCATTGCATGCCGAACTCAGGCAAAAACTCGGCGACTTTCCGCTGTTCCATTTCTGGGGGCCGGCCAGCGACATCCGCTCCAGCCGCTGGATCACCGATTGCGCCTTGCATCTTTATCGCAGCCGCAAACCTATGCTGACGCTGGTCTACCTGCCGCATCTCGACTATTGCTTGCAAAAACTGGGGCCGGACCACCCTTCCATTGCGGCGGAAGTGGCGGCGGTAGACGCATTGTGCGAAGAACTGATCGCCGCGGCCCAAGCCGACGGCACGCGGGTTCTGGCGCTTTCGGAATACGGCATCACGCCGGTTCGCGGCGATATCGCCATCAATCGGGCTTTGCGCCGCGCGGGCTGGCTGAGCGTGCGGGAAGAGCAAGGAGAAGACAAACTGGATTGCGGCGCGTCCGAAGCCTTCGCGCTGGCCGATCACCAGATTGCCCATGTCTATGTCCGCAACCCCGCGCGCATCGCCGAAGTCAAGGCCATGCTGGAGCGGCTGGATGGCGTGGAAACCGTGCTGGATGCGGAGGGCAAGCGCGCGGCTGGGCTGGATCACGCCCGCTCGGGCGAGCTGATAGCCATCAGCTCAGCCGAGCGTTGGTTCAGTTACTACTATTGGCTGGACGAGGCCAAAGCGCCTGACTTCGCCCGCACCGTCGACATCCATCGCAAGCCCGGCTATGACCCGGTCGAGTTGTTTCTCGATCCGCAGCTGCCTTCGCCCAAGCTCAAGATCGCCTGGACCCTGCTCAAACGCAAGCTAGGACAACGCAGCCTGATGGAAGTGATTCCCCTAGATGGCTCGCTGGTAAAGGGTTCGCATGGCCGGCCCACCGATCATGCCGAACACTGGCCCTTGCTGATCAGTTCCGAAGGCATGCCCGCCGGCGATGGCGCCATCGCCGCCGAAAGCGTCCGCGACATCATGCTGGCCCACCTTGAAGCCAACGCCTGGCCAAGCAGGCCCAGCAGCGCAGCGACGATGCCGGCCTGAAGCCGCCCGGCGCCCAACGCAAAAAGCCCATGCATTTCTGCATGGGCTTTTTTGGATTCTTGGCTCCCCGAGCAGGGCTCGAACCTGCGACCTGCGGATTAACAGTCCGTCGCTCTACCAACTGAGCTATCAGGGAAAAGAGAATGCAATATTAACCACCAAAATCTATCTCGTCAATAGGCCGAGATAAAAAAAGAGGGCCTTTCGGCCCTCTTCTCATCCATCAAGATTAATCCTGACGGGAAGTTTCGATCTGCACTAGCTGCATCGGCGCTGCTTCCGCCGCCTCAGCGACCACGACATCGCGACGACGCGGGCCTTGTTGCAGTTCCGGCTCAAGCGCGGCCGGAGCCTGCTCGCCAGTCGGCTTGGTCGAAATCATCACCAGCCCGCCGAGGTCCAGCGGCTTGGCTTCCACCGGCGCAGCCTCGACTTGAACCATAAGCGGAGCCGTCTCGACCACAACCGCCTCCACCGCAGCAGGGGCAATCTGCTCGACAACAGCCTGAGCAAGCGCCTCGGGCTGGACTTCCACAGCCGCAGCAAGCGGAGCGTCCACAACCGGCGTTGCCGCCTCGACGACAGCCTCAACCGCTTCAACCGGAGCCGTCACAACCGGCTCAACAACCGGAGCAGCCTCAACCGGCGCTTCCGTTTTCGGCGCCGCTTCGACAACGACCTCAACCTGCGGCGCGACAAGCGCTTCGGTCACGACAGCCTCAACCGCCGGCTTGGCTTCTTCCGCTTGCGGCTTGGCTTCAACAACTTCAGCAACCGCCTCTACCGCCACGGCGGCAGCTGCGACAGCGCCGGCAACCATTGCGCCCTCGACCACCGGAGCCGCGCTCTCGGCCGCGCCTTCCGACGCCACGCCTTCTGCTTGGACTTCCGGATTGTCGCGGCGACGATCACGGCGGCTGCGACGGCGGCGGCCGCCGCGCTCCTGCTGCTCGGCTTGATCGCCTTCCACGCCATCGGCGCGCAACGCTTCCTGAACCGCCGGCTTTTCAGCCTCGAGCGGAGCGGCAACCGGAGCCTGCGGACGGCGGCGGGCTTCCTGCTGCGGCTTCTCCTGCTTTTCGGCCTTGTCGCTTACGCGCTCTTCGCGCGGCGCCTGCTCGCGCACTTCCTTCGGCTCGCGCGGCTCGCGGGCTTCGCGCTCGCGGCGGCGGTTGCCGCGCTCGCGCTGCTGCTCGTTACGCTCTTCGCGCTGAGTCGTTTCCTTGCGCTCCTGACGCTCGTTTTCCTTGCGCTCGACGCGCTCGGCATCCTTGCGGTCCTGGCGCGGCGGCTTGACGTCATCTTGCTGATGACGGCGCTGCTCGTGCTCGCGGCGGGCCTGGCCGCCGGTGCGACGGTCTTGCTGACGCGCACGGTTGCCGCGCTGTTCGTTGCGCGCCGGCGCGGCCGCCGCTTTTTTCTTTTCCGGCTCAGCCACCGCTTCCGGCTCGGCGAACAGACCCTTGATCCAGGACACCAGACCGCCAAACAGGCTGCTGGCTTCCGGCGCCTTGGCCACAGGCGCGGCTACCGTCGGAGCCGGCTGCTGCGGCGTAATGCCCTTCACGGCGGCTTCCTGACGCTCCACCTTCGGCTTTTCCTGGCCGAAGTTGGTGATCACGTCTTCCTCCTGCACTTCCACGCGGGTGTAGCTCGGCGCCTCGCCGGTTTCGGCCAGGTCGTCGTGGCGCACGCGCACGATCTTGTAGTGCGGCGTTTCCAGGTGGATGTTCGGGATCAGCACCACGTCCACATCGAGACGCTCTTCGATGGAGTGGATTTCGGCGCGTTTCTCGTTCAGCAGGAAGGTGGCCACATCGACCGGCACCTGCGCGTGCACCGCGCCGGTGTTTTCCTTCATCGCCTCTTCCTGGATGATGCGCAGGATGTGCAGAGCCGACGATTCGGTGCCGCGGATGAAGCCGATGCCATGGCAACGCGGACACGGCTCGTGGCTGGTTTCGCCCAAGGACGGCTGCAGACGCTGACGGGACAGCTCCAGCAGGCCGAAACGGGACAGCTTGCCCATCTGCACGCGTGCGCGGTCATGCTTCAGAACGTCGCGCAGGCGGTTTTCCACGTCG
The Chromobacterium sp. IIBBL 290-4 DNA segment above includes these coding regions:
- a CDS encoding Rne/Rng family ribonuclease; translation: MKRMLFNATQAEELRVAIVDGQKLVDLDIETVGKEQRKGNIYKGVITRIEPSLEACFVDYGTDRHGFLPFKEVSRSYFQGYDGGRPRIQDVLREGMEVVVQVEKDERGNKGAALTTYISLAGRYLVLMPNNPRGGGVSRRIEGEERQELKDLLSQLEVSHGMSLIARTAGIGRNLEELQWDLGYLMQLWRAIEGAAGAQSAPFLILQEGSLVIRAIRDYFHPDIGEVLIDTEEIHDQARQFMSHVMPNMLSRVKLYKDHVPLFSRFQIEHQIETAFSRSVQLPSGGAIVIDHTEALVSIDVNSARATKGADIEETAVKTNLEAAEEIARQLRLRDLGGLVVIDFIDMENPKNQRDVENRLRDVLKHDRARVQMGKLSRFGLLELSRQRLQPSLGETSHEPCPRCHGIGFIRGTESSALHILRIIQEEAMKENTGAVHAQVPVDVATFLLNEKRAEIHSIEERLDVDVVLIPNIHLETPHYKIVRVRHDDLAETGEAPSYTRVEVQEEDVITNFGQEKPKVERQEAAVKGITPQQPAPTVAAPVAKAPEASSLFGGLVSWIKGLFAEPEAVAEPEKKKAAAAPARNEQRGNRARQQDRRTGGQARREHEQRRHQQDDVKPPRQDRKDAERVERKENERQERKETTQREERNEQQRERGNRRREREAREPREPKEVREQAPREERVSDKAEKQEKPQQEARRRPQAPVAAPLEAEKPAVQEALRADGVEGDQAEQQERGGRRRRSRRDRRRDNPEVQAEGVASEGAAESAAPVVEGAMVAGAVAAAAVAVEAVAEVVEAKPQAEEAKPAVEAVVTEALVAPQVEVVVEAAPKTEAPVEAAPVVEPVVTAPVEAVEAVVEAATPVVDAPLAAAVEVQPEALAQAVVEQIAPAAVEAVVVETAPLMVQVEAAPVEAKPLDLGGLVMISTKPTGEQAPAALEPELQQGPRRRDVVVAEAAEAAPMQLVQIETSRQD
- a CDS encoding alkaline phosphatase family protein, with the protein product MPRLMVLNVVGLTPSLLRHAPALSRLAREGGCRPIRAVTPALTCPAQASYLTGLPPSGHGCVANGWYSRELAEPMFWKQSNALMQGEKLWEAARRRHADFSCAQLFWWYNMYADVEWSVTPRPIYKADGRKLPDFYSAPSPLHAELRQKLGDFPLFHFWGPASDIRSSRWITDCALHLYRSRKPMLTLVYLPHLDYCLQKLGPDHPSIAAEVAAVDALCEELIAAAQADGTRVLALSEYGITPVRGDIAINRALRRAGWLSVREEQGEDKLDCGASEAFALADHQIAHVYVRNPARIAEVKAMLERLDGVETVLDAEGKRAAGLDHARSGELIAISSAERWFSYYYWLDEAKAPDFARTVDIHRKPGYDPVELFLDPQLPSPKLKIAWTLLKRKLGQRSLMEVIPLDGSLVKGSHGRPTDHAEHWPLLISSEGMPAGDGAIAAESVRDIMLAHLEANAWPSRPSSAATMPA
- a CDS encoding TatD family hydrolase; its protein translation is MKMFDPHIHMSSRTTDDYQAMQRAGIAAIVEPAFWMGQPRTHVGTFEDYFLSLLGWERFRAGQFGIRHYCTLGLNPKETNSADIADGVIELLDRYLDKEGVVAVGEIGFDDETEAEERYFLLQLELAIKHDLPVLIHTPHRDKKNGTIRSLALVRESGIDENLVLIDHNTEETLPLVLESGCWAGHSIYPNTKMSEPRMVALVQQYGSERIIINSAADWGISDPLKVPKTAQAFREAGISEEAIETIVWRNPVRFFAQSGKLDIEETESELPVDQRKQWEGNSVLRGQQPRVDELEN